From a single Lewinella sp. LCG006 genomic region:
- a CDS encoding exonuclease domain-containing protein, with amino-acid sequence MALDFTKIIIIDLEATCWSGKTPKGEQHEIIEYGLAVLDVASGEIVANEGILVKPTSSTVSAFCTELTTITPEMVATAPSFGEASRYLQEKYKAHRHPWASYGAYDMSQLQGQCAREGVPFPLSAQHLNVKALFALRHRLPHPVGMDAALQKTGLPLEGTHHRGVDDARNIAKILRQLL; translated from the coding sequence ATGGCACTGGATTTCACTAAAATCATCATTATCGACCTGGAAGCCACTTGTTGGTCGGGCAAAACGCCCAAAGGCGAACAGCATGAAATCATTGAATATGGTTTGGCTGTACTAGACGTAGCAAGCGGAGAGATCGTAGCAAATGAAGGAATACTGGTCAAACCTACCTCTTCCACCGTCAGTGCATTTTGTACCGAACTGACTACGATTACTCCCGAAATGGTAGCTACTGCTCCTTCTTTCGGAGAAGCCTCCAGGTACCTGCAGGAAAAGTATAAGGCCCATCGTCATCCCTGGGCCAGCTACGGCGCTTACGACATGAGCCAGCTCCAAGGGCAATGCGCCAGAGAGGGTGTTCCTTTTCCGTTAAGCGCACAACACCTGAACGTAAAAGCACTCTTTGCTTTGCGGCACCGCCTCCCCCACCCCGTAGGAATGGATGCTGCTTTGCAAAAAACAGGACTTCCTCTAGAGGGTACGCATCACCGTGGCGTGGATGATGCGCGGAATATTGCCAAGATATTGCGACAGCTATTATAA
- the rimO gene encoding 30S ribosomal protein S12 methylthiotransferase RimO — translation MKTKTLRQDKVNVITLGCSKNLVDSEDLITQLQANDYDVVHDSEEEDANIIIVNTCGFIDLAKEESVNTILQYADVKREGGIDKLYVTGCLSQRYKDDLEKEIPEVDAYFGTLELPGLLAKLNADYKHELIGERVLTTPQHFAYLKISEGCNRTCSFCAIPLMRGKHVSKTIEALVKEAENLARMGVKELMLIAQELTYYGLDIYKERQLPQLLHALAAVEGIEWIRLHYAYPSKFPLDIFTAMAELPQVCNYLDIPLQHASDTVLERMRRQITQAETRELIAEARRRVPGIAIRTTMLVGFPGETEEEFQELCDFVEDMRFDRLGVFQYSHEEDTRAYELEDDVPAEIKAERANRLMEIQQAISLEYNEAKVGQTFKVLFDRKEGEHFVGRTEFDSPEVDNEVLVSAKNQYVRLGDYAQVRITDATDYDLFGVLADAR, via the coding sequence ATGAAGACAAAAACGTTACGACAAGATAAGGTAAATGTGATCACCCTGGGGTGTTCAAAAAACCTGGTGGATTCTGAGGATCTGATTACCCAATTGCAAGCCAATGACTACGACGTCGTCCATGATAGCGAGGAAGAAGACGCCAATATCATCATTGTCAACACCTGTGGTTTTATTGATCTGGCAAAGGAAGAATCCGTCAATACGATCCTGCAATACGCTGATGTCAAGCGAGAAGGCGGGATTGATAAACTTTACGTTACGGGCTGCTTATCGCAACGGTACAAGGACGATCTAGAGAAAGAAATCCCGGAAGTAGATGCCTACTTTGGCACTTTGGAGCTACCCGGCCTTTTGGCCAAGCTGAATGCGGATTACAAACACGAACTCATCGGCGAGCGGGTGCTGACGACTCCGCAGCACTTTGCGTACCTCAAAATCAGCGAGGGCTGTAACCGTACCTGTTCTTTTTGTGCCATTCCACTGATGCGGGGCAAACACGTTAGCAAGACCATAGAAGCACTCGTAAAAGAAGCAGAAAACCTGGCTAGAATGGGGGTCAAGGAACTGATGCTCATCGCGCAAGAGCTGACCTATTATGGTCTTGATATTTACAAAGAACGCCAGTTGCCTCAGCTTTTACACGCGCTGGCTGCCGTAGAAGGAATTGAATGGATTCGCTTACACTACGCCTACCCTAGCAAGTTCCCGCTGGATATTTTTACCGCTATGGCGGAATTGCCACAGGTATGCAATTACCTGGATATTCCTCTTCAGCATGCCAGTGATACCGTATTGGAGCGTATGCGTCGCCAAATTACGCAGGCTGAAACCCGCGAACTGATTGCCGAAGCACGCCGAAGAGTGCCTGGCATTGCCATACGCACTACGATGCTGGTTGGTTTCCCGGGAGAGACGGAGGAAGAGTTTCAGGAGCTTTGTGATTTTGTGGAAGATATGCGCTTTGATCGACTGGGTGTTTTCCAGTACAGTCACGAAGAAGATACCCGTGCCTACGAGTTAGAAGATGATGTTCCCGCAGAGATCAAAGCCGAACGTGCCAATCGACTGATGGAGATTCAACAAGCTATCTCCCTGGAATACAACGAAGCAAAGGTAGGCCAAACTTTTAAAGTACTTTTTGACAGGAAGGAAGGCGAGCATTTTGTGGGCCGCACCGAATTTGATTCTCCAGAAGTGGACAATGAAGTGCTTGTTTCGGCTAAAAACCAATACGTCCGGCTGGGTGACTATGCCCAGGTGCGCATCACTGATGCTACGGATTATGATTTGTTTGGGGTGCTCGCTGACGCTCGCTAG